One genomic region from Nitrospira sp. CR1.1 encodes:
- a CDS encoding NUDIX domain-containing protein yields MAEGGLVRSAGGVVLREQDVLLVRVSDIKGRPVWSFPKGRLDAGETPAQAALREVLEETGWCCRIEADLSTTEYWFQREGRRYRKTVVWFKMEPLELTGIPDGEVEEVQWVERMEALRRLTYASDAALLSQALGLDPPSREP; encoded by the coding sequence ATGGCTGAAGGAGGGTTGGTCCGATCGGCAGGCGGCGTGGTCTTGCGGGAACAGGATGTCCTGCTGGTTCGAGTGTCCGACATCAAAGGTCGTCCGGTCTGGTCATTTCCGAAGGGGCGGCTCGATGCCGGTGAAACTCCGGCGCAGGCCGCATTGCGGGAAGTGCTTGAAGAGACGGGCTGGTGTTGCCGTATTGAGGCCGATCTCTCCACGACCGAATATTGGTTCCAACGAGAGGGCCGTCGATACCGCAAAACGGTTGTGTGGTTCAAAATGGAACCGCTCGAACTGACCGGTATCCCTGACGGAGAAGTAGAAGAGGTGCAATGGGTCGAGCGGATGGAAGCCTTACGGAGACTGACGTATGCCTCCGACGCGGCGTTGTTGTCGCAGGCCCTCGGACTGGATCCTCCTTCGCGAGAGCCATAG
- a CDS encoding filamentous hemagglutinin N-terminal domain-containing protein, whose protein sequence is MRRLTMICRPAGSPLLVRGFLAFLMLMGSTGSIAYGQATNIVATPSGPGGLGTSLNTSGNTTNITGGTRPGGGPNLFHSFNQFSVGTGDVAAFVNPGGVSNVISRVIGGSPSNINGTVQALNANLFFLNPAGIVFGPSAHLNVSGSAYFSTAQQLRLSDGGIFTATPGFLAFDNLTVGSPVAFGFLGQGPYGSIVLSSPSTVLQTGAVLGLMGGGIQINGSRISAQRVILGSTSSGGEMSTNPFVGNPFSGASANGQVQALPGTLIVAGGGGVIPASIDVSPNVTVPTGAQVNTTTNSFTQRVTQIQVVGVNLGGLPPLPAANAATLNPANPIEPVAFLNRAAMVLPQEAPAPPAPLLTSRCAARKDGEFSSLVQASRDVTPSEPGRSLAAPVVLEEIGGDAEPGAPAPAATQIQGQTTAQLMESWQGC, encoded by the coding sequence ATGAGGAGATTGACCATGATATGTCGCCCCGCAGGATCGCCGCTGTTGGTTCGTGGGTTTCTCGCCTTCCTGATGCTCATGGGCTCTACCGGGTCAATCGCCTACGGGCAGGCCACGAACATTGTCGCAACCCCTTCCGGCCCGGGCGGTCTTGGAACGTCTCTGAACACCTCGGGCAATACCACGAACATTACTGGCGGGACCAGACCGGGAGGTGGACCCAACCTTTTTCATAGCTTCAATCAGTTCTCCGTCGGCACAGGAGATGTCGCGGCATTCGTGAATCCCGGCGGCGTGTCCAACGTCATCAGTCGGGTGATCGGCGGATCGCCGTCCAACATTAACGGCACGGTCCAGGCGCTCAACGCAAACCTGTTCTTCCTGAATCCTGCTGGAATCGTGTTCGGCCCTTCCGCCCATTTGAATGTATCCGGATCTGCCTATTTCAGCACCGCTCAGCAATTGCGTTTGAGCGATGGCGGCATCTTTACCGCGACCCCCGGCTTCCTGGCCTTCGACAACTTAACCGTCGGTTCACCGGTGGCATTTGGATTTTTAGGTCAGGGGCCCTACGGTTCGATCGTGCTCTCGTCTCCTTCAACGGTACTGCAGACCGGGGCTGTGCTGGGGTTGATGGGGGGAGGCATTCAGATCAACGGATCGAGGATCAGCGCACAGCGAGTCATTCTCGGCAGTACGAGCTCGGGCGGGGAAATGAGCACCAATCCGTTTGTTGGAAATCCTTTTTCCGGGGCATCGGCTAACGGGCAAGTCCAAGCGTTGCCTGGAACGCTGATTGTCGCGGGCGGCGGCGGAGTGATTCCTGCTTCCATTGATGTGAGTCCGAATGTCACCGTGCCGACGGGCGCGCAGGTTAACACGACGACCAATTCGTTTACGCAACGGGTGACGCAAATCCAAGTCGTGGGAGTGAATCTTGGGGGGCTTCCGCCCCTTCCCGCCGCGAATGCGGCCACCCTCAATCCGGCGAATCCTATCGAACCGGTGGCATTCTTGAATCGCGCAGCCATGGTGCTTCCCCAGGAGGCTCCGGCCCCGCCGGCGCCATTATTGACCAGCCGTTGTGCGGCACGGAAAGACGGCGAATTCAGCAGCCTGGTGCAGGCCTCGCGTGATGTGACGCCGTCGGAGCCCGGACGATCCCTGGCGGCGCCCGTTGTGCTGGAGGAAATCGGCGGCGACGCCGAGCCCGGGGCTCCCGCACCAGCCGCCACGCAGATTCAGGGGCAGACGACCGCACAACTTATGGAATCATGGCAGGGGTGCTAG
- a CDS encoding CHAT domain-containing protein, with the protein MPTKRNMITRRGMKRSHGVPDPAGPRTLSSPLTMLSLGVLVLGGFAWPANGLTLELLGGSGASSITPAQEMRQGATQFQQGAFARAAAHWMNAARGYEENGQAKFQSQALINVAHALQQEGQIRRAQGTLQAALKLSEQAGERGLTATILAQLGNTFHVLGKDEPATEHLTKALTLAREEQKPVLVAGILNDLGNALTARRQFAEAIDVYAESRTLATETQQQALATTAQINGAMALLQNQQLGEAHRHLDQAWSDVRSLGDGQAKTAGLLNIGLGYQELFAARTGKSGTAKKSDAAKGRATEAVASAGSAAGLLRQSADAFTAAGEAAGRVGDARGQSYAWGYLGGLREQEHRNPEALEYTRKAAFAAQKVNAPESLYRWQWQTARLLRAEGKDEEALAAYQRAMTLLKPIRYEYSVGYQGRHHSYYESVAPLFVEYEDVLLRRAAVAKTPDQNEQLLVQVKDVIEVSRAAELQDYFQDDCVATVASHRGAGALAPGTAVIYPIAFPDRLELLLETSTGLKQVRVPVTGEKLTQEIRSFRRLIQDSQSQNYLSSAQTLHGWLVGPIQQDLQGAGVHTLVMVAEGSLRTIPMGALHDGRHFLVDSLAVAVTPSLALTDMSPAQRRKGSLLSVGLTESVEGQPAPRYAETEVQAIRTMYGGKLLMNKQFSSPALEEEIKDQGLGIVHVASRTVMGAEARDSFVLAHDGKITMDRLSQLVGLQQYRQQPLDLLTLSSCEIAAEDDRAALGLTGVAVKTGARTALASLWTSDDETTTELVSEFYRQLQDPAISKAVALQRAQQKILSQRGHAHPSFWAAFLLINNWM; encoded by the coding sequence ATGCCAACGAAGCGTAACATGATCACTCGCCGCGGCATGAAGCGGAGCCATGGGGTTCCTGATCCGGCCGGTCCGCGCACGCTGTCTTCGCCGTTGACGATGCTGAGCCTCGGCGTGCTTGTGTTGGGCGGGTTCGCCTGGCCTGCAAACGGGCTGACGCTGGAATTGTTGGGCGGCTCTGGCGCGTCGTCGATTACGCCTGCCCAAGAAATGCGGCAGGGCGCCACGCAGTTTCAGCAGGGTGCCTTTGCCCGGGCGGCCGCGCACTGGATGAATGCCGCGCGCGGGTACGAAGAAAACGGGCAGGCAAAATTCCAAAGTCAGGCCTTGATCAACGTCGCGCATGCGCTTCAGCAGGAGGGGCAGATCCGTCGCGCGCAGGGGACCTTGCAAGCCGCGCTCAAATTGTCGGAGCAGGCCGGTGAGCGCGGTCTCACGGCGACGATTCTCGCTCAGCTCGGCAATACCTTCCATGTGCTCGGAAAAGATGAACCCGCAACCGAACATTTGACCAAAGCCTTGACGCTGGCGCGGGAGGAACAAAAGCCTGTTCTGGTGGCCGGGATTTTGAACGATCTGGGTAATGCCCTGACGGCTCGCCGGCAGTTTGCCGAAGCGATCGACGTGTATGCGGAAAGCCGGACGCTGGCCACCGAGACCCAGCAACAGGCGTTGGCAACCACGGCGCAAATCAATGGCGCGATGGCGTTGCTCCAGAATCAGCAACTGGGGGAAGCGCATCGCCATTTGGATCAAGCCTGGTCGGATGTCCGATCGCTGGGAGACGGACAAGCAAAAACCGCGGGGTTGTTGAATATCGGCCTTGGATATCAGGAGTTGTTTGCCGCCAGGACGGGGAAATCCGGCACGGCAAAGAAGTCGGATGCGGCGAAGGGCCGCGCAACGGAGGCCGTGGCTTCCGCCGGGTCTGCAGCCGGCTTGTTGCGACAATCGGCGGATGCCTTTACGGCGGCCGGTGAAGCTGCCGGACGCGTTGGCGATGCGCGCGGTCAATCATATGCGTGGGGTTATCTGGGCGGGTTGCGGGAACAGGAACATCGGAATCCTGAGGCGTTGGAGTATACACGGAAGGCCGCCTTTGCCGCCCAAAAAGTGAATGCGCCGGAATCGCTCTACCGCTGGCAATGGCAAACGGCGAGGTTGTTGCGCGCGGAGGGCAAGGACGAGGAGGCCCTGGCCGCCTATCAGCGCGCCATGACGCTGCTGAAGCCGATCCGTTATGAATATTCCGTCGGGTATCAGGGGCGGCATCATTCGTACTACGAGTCCGTGGCGCCGTTGTTTGTGGAGTATGAGGATGTGTTGTTGCGGCGGGCGGCAGTCGCGAAGACGCCGGACCAGAATGAACAGTTGCTCGTGCAGGTGAAAGACGTCATCGAGGTCTCGCGGGCGGCCGAGCTGCAGGATTATTTTCAGGACGATTGTGTCGCCACGGTGGCGAGTCATCGAGGCGCAGGCGCACTGGCGCCCGGCACCGCGGTGATCTATCCGATTGCGTTCCCCGACCGGCTCGAACTGCTCTTGGAAACTTCCACCGGACTCAAACAAGTCAGGGTTCCTGTGACGGGAGAGAAGCTGACGCAGGAAATTCGTTCGTTCAGGCGGCTGATTCAGGATTCGCAATCACAGAATTACCTGTCTTCGGCGCAGACCCTGCACGGGTGGCTGGTGGGGCCCATTCAGCAGGATTTGCAAGGGGCCGGTGTGCACACTCTCGTGATGGTGGCCGAGGGATCGCTCAGGACCATTCCGATGGGGGCCTTGCACGATGGCCGACACTTTCTCGTGGACTCACTCGCCGTGGCTGTCACGCCGAGCCTGGCGCTAACCGATATGAGTCCCGCTCAACGCCGCAAAGGGAGTCTCCTGTCGGTCGGTTTGACTGAGTCGGTCGAGGGCCAGCCTGCTCCGCGATATGCGGAGACCGAAGTGCAGGCGATCAGAACGATGTACGGCGGGAAGCTGCTGATGAACAAACAGTTCTCTTCGCCGGCGTTGGAGGAAGAGATCAAGGACCAGGGATTGGGAATCGTCCATGTGGCCTCCCGCACCGTCATGGGCGCCGAGGCGAGAGATTCGTTTGTGTTGGCGCATGACGGCAAAATCACGATGGACAGACTGTCGCAGCTGGTGGGACTTCAGCAATATCGGCAGCAGCCGCTGGATTTGCTGACGCTCAGCTCGTGCGAAATTGCCGCTGAAGATGATCGCGCGGCGCTCGGGTTGACGGGGGTGGCCGTCAAGACAGGGGCACGGACGGCGCTGGCGAGTTTGTGGACCTCGGACGATGAAACGACCACGGAACTCGTCTCGGAATTCTACCGGCAACTGCAGGACCCCGCGATTTCAAAGGCCGTGGCCTTGCAGCGGGCTCAGCAAAAAATTCTCTCTCAACGCGGTCACGCGCACCCGAGTTTCTGGGCGGCATTTCTCCTCATCAACAATTGGATGTAG
- a CDS encoding SDR family NAD(P)-dependent oxidoreductase encodes MQGAIVITGASSGIGAACARHLDGLGFTVWAGVRRKEDGEALARSTSDRLRVLMLDVTDPASIAAANRTLTEALPEAGLAGLVNNAGISIAGPLELLPLAEVRTQFEVNVIGALAVTQAVLPLLRRARGRIVNISSIAGLAATPFLGAYCGSKFALEAMSDALRLELAPWGITVSLVEPGAIQSQIWQRATLSATRTLGGVAPESLALYAQPLARLQDVMAGAAARAIPADTVARVVARALTVPCPRARYLVGKDARFRAALKWLLPDGAQDRLLAWFLGLSRRG; translated from the coding sequence GTGCAAGGAGCCATCGTCATCACCGGGGCATCGTCCGGCATCGGAGCGGCCTGCGCGCGGCATCTTGATGGGTTAGGATTTACGGTGTGGGCCGGCGTCCGGCGCAAGGAGGATGGCGAAGCCTTGGCGCGTTCGACATCCGATCGTCTTCGTGTGCTGATGCTCGATGTGACCGATCCCGCCTCGATCGCGGCGGCGAATCGAACATTGACTGAGGCCTTGCCTGAAGCCGGATTGGCCGGCCTCGTGAACAATGCCGGGATCTCCATTGCGGGCCCGTTGGAACTGCTGCCTCTTGCGGAAGTGCGGACACAGTTTGAGGTGAATGTCATCGGGGCGCTGGCCGTGACGCAGGCAGTGCTCCCGTTGCTGCGTCGGGCACGAGGACGCATCGTGAATATCAGTTCGATTGCCGGGTTGGCGGCCACACCGTTTCTCGGCGCCTATTGTGGATCAAAATTTGCGCTTGAAGCGATGAGTGATGCCTTGCGATTGGAACTGGCGCCCTGGGGAATCACAGTGTCGTTGGTCGAACCCGGCGCCATCCAATCACAGATTTGGCAGCGGGCCACGCTGTCGGCCACGCGTACACTTGGCGGGGTTGCGCCGGAATCGCTGGCCCTGTATGCGCAACCCTTAGCGCGTCTGCAGGACGTGATGGCCGGGGCGGCCGCCCGTGCCATTCCTGCGGATACCGTTGCCCGGGTGGTCGCGCGCGCGTTGACCGTGCCATGCCCGCGTGCGCGGTACCTGGTCGGCAAAGATGCGCGATTCAGAGCGGCTCTGAAGTGGCTGCTGCCTGATGGCGCTCAGGATCGTCTCCTTGCGTGGTTTTTGGGACTGTCGCGCCGTGGGTAA